TCTGGTATTGTCTTACTCTTCGACGGAGCTCAGAGTGACAATGCCCAGCTCAGAGCGACAATATCGGAGCTAGGGATAACAATGCAGAAATCAGCGTGACAATGCCCGGGCTGATCATGGTTAAGCATACTCAATCGTTCCTGATGATTTCAAATTGACCTGGCGAAACCTTTATGGGAGGTGGGAATCCTTTTCCCAGCACTTTCCGGTTATCCTCGTTAAGTCCTTCCGTGTTTTCAAATCCGCTGTTCACTACGGATTCAAATGATTCATAGGAGTCCCACACCACTATGTTGACGTAGTTGAACTTGTTATTGGCATTGATAGCCCGGTAAAAGGTAGAGCTTACAAATCCGGGTTTTGATTTAAAATACTCAATGTAGGCATCCCTGATTTTTAAGGCTTCAT
The sequence above is drawn from the Marinoscillum sp. 108 genome and encodes:
- a CDS encoding antibiotic biosynthesis monooxygenase, yielding MKQISVINSIEVPEGYENEALKIRDAYIEYFKSKPGFVSSTFYRAINANNKFNYVNIVVWDSYESFESVVNSGFENTEGLNEDNRKVLGKGFPPPIKVSPGQFEIIRND